The following are encoded together in the Oncorhynchus clarkii lewisi isolate Uvic-CL-2024 chromosome 25, UVic_Ocla_1.0, whole genome shotgun sequence genome:
- the LOC139383441 gene encoding kelch-like protein 28, whose amino-acid sequence MDQQAQSYMLASLTRPHSEQLLQGLQLLRQDHELCDIVLRVGECKIHAHKVVLASISPYFKAMFTGNLSEKETSEVEFQCIDEAALQAIVEYAYTGTVFISQERVESLLPAANLLQVKLVLKECCSFLESQLDAGNCIGISRFAETYGCHDLCLAATKFICQNFEEVCLTEEFFELTRAELDEIVSNDCLKVVTEETVFYALESWIKYDVTERQQHLAQLLHCVRLPFLSVKFLTRLYEANHLIRDDHACKHLLNEALKYHFMPEHRLSYQTVLSTRPRCAAKVLLAVGGKAGLFATLESMEMYFPQTDSWIGLAPLSVPRYEFGVAVLDQKVYVVGGIATHMRQGISYRRHESTVESWDPDSNTWSTVERMAECRSTLGVVVLAGELYALGGYDGQYYLQSVEKYVPKVKEWQPVAPMTKSRSCFATAVLDGMVYAIGGYGPAHMNSVERYDPSKDAWEMVAPMADKRINFAVGVMLGFIFVVGGHNGVSHLSSIERFDPHQNQWTACRPMNEPRTGVGSAIVDNYLYVVGGHSGSSYLNTVQRYDPITDSWLDSSGMMYCRCNFGMTAL is encoded by the exons ATGGACCAGCAGGCCCAGTCCTATATGCTTGCCAGTCTGACGCGGCCCCACTCTGAGCAGCTGTTGCAAGGCCTCCAGCTGTTGCGGCAGGACCATGAGCTGTGCGACATTGTGCTGCGCGTGGGTGAATGCAAGATCCATGCCCACAAAGTGGTGCTGGCGAGCATCAGCCCCTACTTCAAGGCCATGTTCACGGGCAACCTGTCAGAGAAGGAGACCTCTGAGGTGGAGTTTCAGTGCATTGACGAGGCTGCGCTACAG GCAATCGTTGAGTATGCCTACACTGGCACGGTATTCATCTCACAGGAAAGAGTGGAGTCCCTATTGCCAGCTGCTAACTTGCTCCAGGTCAAGCTGGTGCTGAAGGAGTGCTGCTCCTTCTTAGAGAGTCAGCTAGATGCTGGGAACTGTATAGGCATCTCACGCTTTGCTGAGACCTATGGCTGCCATGATCTCTGCCTGGCTGCCACTAAATTCATCTGTCAGAATTTTGAAGAGGTGTGCCTGACAGAGGAGTTCTTTGAGTTGACACGGGCGGAATTGGATGAAATAGTGTCAAATGACTGTCTGAAGGTGGTAACGGAAGAGACTGTGTTCTACGCCCTGGAGTCGTGGATCAAGTACGATGTGACTGAGCGGCAGCAGCACCTAGCTCAGCTACTGCACTGTGTCCGTTTGCCTTTCCTCAGCGTTAAGTTCCTCACCCGCCTCTACGAGGCCAACCACCTTATCCGGGATGACCACGCCTGCAAGCACCTCCTCAATGAGGCCCTCAAATACCATTTCATGCCTGAGCACCGGCTCTCCTACCAGACGGTGTTGTCCACAAGGCCACGCTGTGCTGCCAAAGTGCTCCTTGCTGTGGGAGGCAAGGCTGGACTCTTTGCCACCCTCGAGAG CATGGAAATGTACTTCCCTCAAACTGATTCATGGATTGGGCTTGCCCCTCTTAGTGTGCCCCGCTATGAGTTTGGAGTGGCAGTGTTGGACCAGAAGGTGTATGTGGTGGGTGGTATCGCCACACACATGCGACAGGGCATTAGCTATCGGAGACATGAGAGCACAGTGGAGAGCTGGGACCCTGACAGCAACACGTGGTCCACAGTGGAGCGCATGGCAGAGTGTCGCAGCACCCTGGGGGTGGTGGTCTTGGCTGGGGAGCTCTATGCCCTGGGGGGCTATGATGGCCAGTACTACCTACAGTCTGTAGAAAAATATGTCCCCAAGGTGAAGGAGTGGCAGCCTGTGGCACCTATGACCAAGTCACGCAGCTGCTTTGCCACGGCTGTGCTGGATGGCATGGTCTATGCCATTGGTGGCTATGGCCCCGCCCATATGAACAG TGTGGAGCGGTACGATCCCAGCAAGGATGCCTGGGAAATGGTAGCCCCCATGGCAGACAAACGGATCAATTTTGCCGTGGGTGTCATGCTAGGGTTCATATTTGTGGTTGGGGGACACAATGGGGTATCTCATCTGTCCAGCATTGAGAGGTTTGACCCACACCAGAACCAGTGGACAGCCTGTCGGCCCATGAATGAACCACGCACAG GGGTTGGCTCCGCGATCGTGGACAACTATCTCTATGTGGTGGGTGGTCACTCGGGATCATCCTACCTGAACACTGTCCAGCGATACGACCCCATCACAGACAGCTGGCTGGACTCAAGCGGCATGATGTACTGCCGCTGTAACTTTGGCATGACTGCTCTTTGA
- the LOC139383442 gene encoding uncharacterized protein C14orf28 homolog produces the protein MESKFCILTDTEDLRTLISSTENNQQIERTKTLFEEIRASINNNEEEDRSFWRPVLPWGGVYTIKAGRRAISCTPLYVKISLKNTCTIDGFLMILYIILRDNHSFPREVGIFLGRQFVEHFLYLMDSYDYTTVKMLWIWDRMSKRQYRSVIHHAALEIDLFGNEHENFTKNLETMLSTMQESLCTNWSCPARFQEFLQRTININPPHELPHRDPIQSAVEEFFCPKIILCKELGCNGLREFSQRVFCHGPPPFVILNMQLWKSEELSYVPYHLALSQHRYSLEGATLFNKEEHHYSAAFQIDGYWMHYDGLRSDNLILLNKPPELLLLSSLVYIRASDK, from the exons ATGGAGAGCAAATTCTGCATTTTGACCGACACAGAAGACCTCAGAACCCTAATTTCAAGTACCGAAAATAATCAGCAAATTGAAAG GACAAAGACTTTGTTTGAGGAGATCCGTGCATCCATCAACAACAATGAAGAAGAGGACCGTTCCTTTTGGCGGCCTGTGCTCCCATGGGGGGGTGTCTACACCATCAAGGCGGGGAGGAGGGCCATCTCATGCACGCCTCTGTATGTTAAGATAAGCCTAAAGAACACCTGCACAATTGACGGGTTCCTCATGATCCTCTATATAATACTGAGAGACAACCATAGCTTTCCCCGAGAGGTGGGCATCTTTCTGGGCAGGCAGTTTGTAGAGCATTTCCTCTACCTGATGGACTCATATGACTACACCACCGTTAAGATGCTGTGGATCTGGGACAGGATGTCCAAGCGGCAGTACCGCTCAGTGATCCACCATGCAGCGTTGGAGATCGATCTGTTTGGTAATGAACATGAGAACTTCACCAAGAACTTAGAGACAATGCTGTCCACTATGCAGGAGAGCCTATGCACCAACTGGAGCTGTCCTGCTCGCTTCCAGGAGTTCTTACAGAGAACCATCAACATCAA TCCTCCTCATGAGCTGCCCCATAGAGATCCCATTCAGTCAGCGGTGGAGGAGTTCTTCTGTCCCAAAATCATTCTCTGCAAAGAACTGGG GTGTAATGGGTTGAGGGAGTTCTCTCAGAGGGTCTTCTGCCATGGCCCACCTCCTTTTGTCATTCTCAACATGCAGCTATGGAAGTCTGAGGAGCTGTCCTACGTTCCTTACCATCTGGCTCTGTCCCAACACAG GTACTCACTGGAAGGCGCCACACTCTTCAACAAGGAAGAGCATCACTACTCTGCAGCCTTCCAGATAGACGGCTACTGGATGCACTATGACGGGCTGAGGAGCGACAATCTGATCCTGTTAAACAAGCCCCCTGAACTCCTGCTGCTCTCTTCCCTTGTCTACATCCGCGCCTCAGACAAATGA